From Actinomyces procaprae:
GGTGTCACGGCTCATTGTGCACCGACTCGGTGCTTCGGTGGGCGATTCTGCCATCGGATGAATGACGATTGACAGCTTGTGGCTGGTTGAGTGCCGCGCGAAAGTGCTCGCCCGGGCCGGTGCTCTTCGCTCGGCCGGCGGTGTGTTGCCGGGCGGTGCGCGGGCGAAACCGGGGTGGCTCGCGAGCGGGAGGATTCCTCCCGCTCGCAGGCCCGGTGATGCGCACGCGCTCCGCGAACTGCGATAAAGTGATGTCGAGCACGAAGTACTACGAGGAGCACACATGAGCACTGCAGCTGAGATCGTCGCCGGCCTGGGCGGACGCGAGAACATTTCCGACTTGGAGCCCTGCATCACCCGTCTGCGGGTGGAGGTAGTTGATCAGGAGAAGGTCGACGAGGACGCCCTGCGCGCCACCGGCGCGTTCGGCGTGGTCCGCTCCGGCCGAGTGGTACAGGTGGTCGTCGGCCCCACCGCGGACGAGATCGCCCAGGAGATCGCTGAACTCGACTGAGTCTCGGGGAGGCCGGGGCACTGCGCCCCGGCCTCCCGCGTAAACTCCCCGCCGCGCCCGATCCGGCGCGAGTGGGGCGGCCGACAGGCGGCGTGGGCGACTGGCGTCGGCACGGATCGTGTGAAACGCTTGCTGCAATAGGTGTTCCCGTCGGTCGCGCCGACCGCGCAGTCGCCGAGGCAGGCAGACGGGCCGCCGCTTGAAACCACCTTCCCGCGCCCCAATGCAACCGGGGACGCCCTCGCGCGCACGCGCGACCGAGCATGAGGCTGAGCCGCAATGACCGAATCCACCGCCGCATCCGACCTCCCCGACGAGCGCCTGAAGCAGCTAGCTGAGGCTCACGGGGTTTCTACCGAGTACTGGGACTACCACGGCAATCTCGCCGCGCCCTCCCGCACAACCCTGGTTGCCGTGCTGGCGGCTCTCGGTGTGAAGGCCGGCGATGCGCAGGAGGTGGAGGAGTCCCTGCGTGAGGTGGAGATCGCCCCCTGGCGGCGCACCCTGCCGCCCACCGCGGTGGTGCGGGTCGGGACCCAGAAGACCGTGCCCGTGCACCTGCCGGACGGTGCCCGAGTCCAGGTGCACATCCGTCTGGAGGCGGGTGACAGCCTGCAGCTGCTGCAGGCCGACGACTGGACCAATGCGCGGGAGGTGGACGGGGTCCTCACGGCGCAGGTCTCCTTCGCCATCCCCGAGGACCTGCCGCTGGGATGGCACACGATCGTCGCCAACATCGACGCCCCCGGTGAGGGCGCCTATACCGCCACCGCCGCCCTTGCGGTCGTCCCCGATCACCTGGACCTGCCCGCGTCCCTGGGCGGGCGCGGCTGGGGCGTGATGGCCCAGCTCTACTCGGTCCGTTCCCGCGGCTCCTGGGGCATCGGCGACGTAGACGACCTTACTGAGCTGGTCGGGTTCCTGGGCGACGAGGGGGCCGACTTCCTGCTGATCAACCCGATGCACGCCGCCGAGCCGGTGGGGCAGATGACTCCCTCGCCCTACCTGCCGGTGACTCGCCGCTTCGTCAACCCCATCTACATCCGCCCCGAGAACATCCTGGAGGTGTCCCGCCTGTCCGGGCCGCGCCGTTCGCTGGTGCAGTGGGCCTATGAGGAGGTCGCCGACGCGAACCTCACCGCCGAAGCCATTGATCGTGACGCCGCCTGGAAGGC
This genomic window contains:
- a CDS encoding glucose PTS transporter subunit EIIB, coding for MSTAAEIVAGLGGRENISDLEPCITRLRVEVVDQEKVDEDALRATGAFGVVRSGRVVQVVVGPTADEIAQEIAELD